One Pullulanibacillus sp. KACC 23026 DNA segment encodes these proteins:
- a CDS encoding hydrolase, with the protein MSLYNPEKTAVVVIDLQKGIVGFPCAPLSSKEVVEQSAKIVHAFREAGSPVFLVHVGPHDGKDALQPITDNPPQPAHELPDDWMEFVEELNVQPSDILITKRQWGAFYGTELDLQLRRRGIDTIVLCGIATDIGVETTAREAFQHGYNQIFVSDATTGLSKETHEHTFKYIFPRMGRIRTTEEVLQNDR; encoded by the coding sequence ATGAGTTTATATAATCCAGAGAAAACAGCTGTTGTCGTGATTGATTTACAAAAAGGAATTGTCGGCTTTCCTTGTGCGCCACTCTCATCTAAAGAAGTGGTTGAGCAATCTGCCAAAATCGTGCATGCGTTTCGAGAAGCAGGCAGTCCGGTTTTTCTAGTTCATGTTGGACCGCATGATGGGAAAGATGCGCTCCAGCCGATCACCGATAATCCACCGCAACCTGCGCACGAATTACCGGATGATTGGATGGAATTCGTTGAAGAGCTTAACGTTCAACCAAGTGATATTCTTATTACGAAGCGCCAATGGGGAGCATTTTACGGAACTGAATTAGATTTACAACTGCGTCGCCGTGGAATCGATACCATTGTTCTTTGTGGTATTGCGACTGATATCGGTGTAGAAACCACTGCTAGAGAAGCGTTTCAACATGGCTATAATCAGATCTTTGTATCAGATGCGACGACTGGTTTATCTAAAGAAACCCACGAGCATACATTTAAGTACATATTCCCAAGAATGGGGAGAATACGTACAACAGAAGAAGTTCTCCAAAATGATCGCTAA
- a CDS encoding VOC family protein, with amino-acid sequence MIIGLHHAQITIPKGAEEAGRQFYCGILGLQEKEKPASLKGRGGFWLEVGDQAVHIGTEDGVDRLTTKAHLAYQVEDLSYWRRVLEQTNIQLIEGVPIPGFDRFEFRDPFGNRVEMIQVLDHKIGS; translated from the coding sequence ATGATTATTGGTCTACATCATGCTCAAATTACAATCCCAAAAGGGGCCGAGGAAGCAGGCAGACAGTTTTACTGCGGAATTCTTGGGTTACAGGAGAAAGAAAAGCCTGCATCCTTAAAAGGGCGCGGGGGTTTTTGGCTAGAAGTCGGAGATCAGGCTGTTCATATCGGAACAGAAGATGGGGTGGATCGATTAACGACAAAAGCTCATTTAGCCTATCAAGTTGAGGATCTCTCCTATTGGAGAAGGGTGTTAGAACAAACGAACATTCAACTAATTGAGGGGGTTCCCATTCCAGGATTCGACCGTTTCGAATTCAGAGACCCTTTTGGAAACCGGGTGGAAATGATTCAAGTATTGGACCATAAAATTGGAAGTTAA